TTCCAGGAAAGCTGGACCTACCTGTCCCTGACCATTCTTGACTTGCCCAACCTGGACCCACAGTTCCTCAACGAGCCCTACTCCGGCTCTGTGCCTGAGAACTGTGACCTGGTAAGGAGACCACCTGCCCCAGCGGCACGTCCCTACCCCCGGCCCTCCCTGGGAGCTCTGACAACCTAGGCTGTCTGGGTCATGAGGCATGGGGGTGGCTGGAGGCGTCATGGGTCCTGTCCTGATGGCTGCGTCCCCACAGGGCACCACTGTGCTGACCGTCACCGCCATGGACAGAGACACGGGGGTGAATGATGAAATCTCCTACAGCATTGCCAGTGAGTGAGGGGGCAGGGTGggatgggtgtgggggggtgatcAGGCAGCAAAGGGCACTATGGGGACTGGTATTGGGCTCTCAGGTGCTGCCAGTGGGAGAGAGGGCCAGGCCTGCATTTTCCAGTGGCTGCAGCTGGTTCCTGCTGTCCCCTTGCCCTAGATGCCAGCATCCCCTTTGCTATTGATCCTAAGACGGGCACCATCACTGTGAGTGAGCCCCTGGACCGTGAGCAGCTGCCAAGTGAGAAGGTGCTGCTGGAAGTCAAGGTGAGTAGGAGGCAGCAAGGGGAacctcatcctcttcctctcctcgGGCCCCTCTGACCCACTCTCTCCTCCTGCTCAGGCACGTGAGGAGAACATGGACATCCATGGCAAGGTGGCCCAGGCTAGCACCCTCGTGACAGTCCTGGTGACTGATGTCAATGACAACAAGCCCCAGTTCTAccactgctcccttcccagctgcaaCTTCTCCACCAGTGCCCAGAACAACTTCAGGGGCAGCATCATAGAGCATTCCTCCTCCAGACTGCCCGTGTCCAACCTCAGCATCGTCGCACACGACCCGGACGAGGTGGGAGCTTGTCCAGGGGGCTGGGCTGGAGTGCAGGCACCTGTCCTGGTTGCACCACCCACCCTCACTCTTGTGCATCTCCCCCTGGCAGGGCATCAACAGCAGCTATGAGCTGCACCTGCAGGGTCTGAATGCCAGTGCCTTCACTGTCTCCCCACCAAAGATTGCGGGCACAGGGGAGGTCCAGCTCTTGGTGCAAAACCCAGCCGCTGTGGACTACGAGATAAGCCATGTCATGATGGTGCAGGTTCGCtgtggggacagtccctgctccCTGCGTATGCTGGGGCACAGGGGTGACACAGCTTTTCTCCTGCAGGGTTCAACAGCCAAAGCAGAACGttgctctgccctggcagcttGTTTGGtgcagggaagctgggctggAATGTGACAGGTCTCTTTCTCATGTTTGGGGACCTGTGTGAGACACTGTCCCTTCTCCGTTCTGCAGATCATTGCTAATGACACAGGGAACCCCACGGACTGCTGCTCCACGGCCACTGTAACCATCGATCTCATTGACAGCAACGACCACATCCCTGAGTTCCCTCAGAGCACCTACAGCCTGAGCGTGATGGAGAACTGCCCCGATGGCACCATCATCGCCCCAAACATCACGGTCAGGCGCTGGGCAGGGAGTGGGCACAGCTTATGTCCCCCAAGCAGGGCGCTGGGCATGGCTGACGCTGCTGGTGCAGCTTGCGTTGAAGGCACTGGTCTCTGTGCACGCAGGAAGGAGACGGTGCCAGCAGGCAAACAGGGTGTGGGACCCTGTGCCCATCAGGGCCACATTTTTGGGGTGCTCAGTGCCAGCAGCCGGTGCCCCAGACTCATCACTGCCCTGGGGGCTGAGGTGGATTGACCAAACGCTTCTTTCTGTTCTAGGCCTATGACCCGGACAGCGGTGTCCTGGGTGAGATCACCTACCAGCTGCTGCCCGAGACCATGTATGTAGGGGCCCAGCCAGGCACGACCGGGGCGTTGTCCTGCTGAGGGGACTCCAGGCCTGAGCCCTGGTGACATCTCCATGTGTGCCATAGCCATACAATCTTCACGGTGAATGCCACGACTGGGACAGTGCTGGTGCAGAATGGGAGCTTGCTGGACCGTGAGACTCGCTCCATCTATTACGCCAACCTCCAGGCCAAGGATGGGGGCAACCTGGTGGGCACCACTGTGCTGGAGATCACCGTGCTGGATGCCAACGACATGGTGCCCATCGTCACCGGCTCCTACTTCATCTCGGTGGAAGAGGGGCAGAACATCAGTACGCAGATCCGGGTATGCACCAATGGAGGTGGAGGGGGCGACAAGGGGTTGTCAGAGAGGAACAGGGACTGTCCCTGAGGTGCCGGACGGCCCCATTCCAACCCATGACCTTTTCAGGCCATTGACAACGATGAGCCTGGCAGCCCAAACAGCAACTTGGGCTTCAGGATCCTACCAGGACCGTTCAGCGAAAACTTCACCATCAACGAGACCACAGGTGAGATGCACAGCAAGGAGCCACTGGACCGTGAGGCCTTGGAAGATGAGCAGGGTCGGATGGTGGTGACAGTGTTGGTGTACGACCACGGTGTACCACAGCTCAACACCTCGGCGAACGTCACCATCACTGTGGGGGTGAGCCCTGGGCACAAGTGGGGACGCACCGGGGCAGGCAGTGGCTTGGAGCTGGGATGCAAGGGCAAGGACGGGACCTGGGATCCCTGGCCGCAGCTGGCTTTCTGTGGGGGCAGAGGGAATAGTTGatgcagggaggcagaagagggttTGTGTGCCTCCTGCCTGTGGAATGGCAGGTGTCCACactcctgtccccagcctgctctggggGACCCTGTTTCCTGGAGCAGCTACAACCATGGACTTCATCTCCTGCAGGACTTAAACGACAACGCACCCGTGTTCCTCAATCAGTCCTATGAGTTCTCAGTCTTTGAAGACTCCCCAGGTAGAAGCCACGTGGCCAGACTGGTGGGACCAGCGGTGTTACGGAGTCAGTGCCCACTGGCCACTGATTATCTGTCTCCACCTGCAGGGTCCTTTGTGGGTCAGGTGCAGGCCACAGACGCTGACCGGACGGAGATCAATTACCGCATTTCCTTCCTACTTCAGAGGGGCAGCGGCTCCAGCAACTTCTTGATCCGCTCGTCCCAGCTGGGGCTAGGGCACTATGGTGGGCAGCTGTCTGTGGACCCCGACATGTCCCTGGACTACGACTCCATGCAGCAGAAGTTCTTCTCCTTGGTGGTGCAGGCAGAGAACACGGCAGCAGACGTGGGGGACACTGCCGATGTCTCGGTCGTGGTCCACATCCTAGATGTCAATGACGAGCCCCCCAGTGTCCTGCTTCCCTCTCCAGACAACGTACACGTGAGCGAGAACAACACGCGGCAGGGTCTGGTCCTCACACTGGTCGCCTCTGACGCAGACACCAACCACTCGCTGGTCTTTGAGGAGCTGGAGGTTGCCTGCTTCAAGGGGGCGATCAGCGCTGGGGAGGTGTGCTGGGACTGGTTCGTGCTGGCACCCAATGGCTCGGTGCTGGTGAACAGCTCGGACATTGACTACGAGCTGTGCGACGTGGTGGAGCTCACACTGCGGGCTGAAGACCTGTACACCGAGAAGGGCAACCGCTACAGCCAGAACGGTACAGAACGcgctccctgctcctgccgctGCCACTGGAACCTGCCTTTCCCGCctcccaggaggagctgtgcggagcagggcaggagctgggcagttTGGCGATGGATGGAGGGTGTCCCCAGCTCTTTTGGTCCCTGACACAGGGACCTGAGCCTGCTGGGAGGACGGGACTCCCAGGGGAAGCAAAggagggtgctgcagggctgctctatTGGTGACCGACAGTCTGCTTTTGGGGCTTTTGCAGAAACCCTGAGGATCCTCATCACCGATGTGAATGACAACGCGCCACTCTTCCTGCCCATCTCGGAGACCTTtggtgagcagccagggctggtgcATCCTCTGAGCTTCTTTGCACTCACGCGTGCTCTGCCACGCTCCCTGACAGTGAGGACCTTCCTCCAGCCAGGACGGGGCTGTGGGAGTGCAGGGGCCAGGCTGGGGTTACTGGATGCTTTCCATGAAGGCTGTGGGGTCAAGAGCAGCAGTGGGGGGGGGATGTCCAGAGCTGCGCTGAGCCCTGGGGCTGTGCGGGCATGGGGTCTGCAGCAAGCACACCAGCGTGAccatgctgtctgtctgtccccggCAGTGGTTGTCCCTGAAGTCTCTCCTGTGGGCCTGCAAGTGGCTACGGTGAAGGTGAGGAACTGTGTGTGTGCTTCCGTCAGTCTGCAGAGCCAGGCTCACCTGTCCCTGCCGTGGGCAGGTGGTGGCCATTCCCATCCGTGTTCCTGCCACGCTTTGTCCCCCCAGGCCACAGACGCTGACTCGGGGTTGGCAGGAACCATCACCTTCTCCGTTGCCAGTGTGGTGCTCGTGGAGGACAACGGGGCCAGCCAGCTCTTAGACAGTCTCTTCAATGTGGATGCAATGAAAGAGGGGGACACCTACGTCGGGACCATCCGGTGAGGGCGCGGGTCTGGGCCAGAGTGGGGAGAACgtggctcagctcctgcctgccacaaggcagaggtgcaggcagggccagGACAGGCTGGCAAGGGGACAAGGCTGTCCTGGGGTCCTGCGCTGGGCATGGTGTCAGGGTGGAGCCTGGGGGATGGCAGTGCCCTCCCGGGGATGTCCCATGGGTTCGCTGTTGTCCCCGTCCTCGCAGGGTGGCCAGCAACCTCGATAGCTCGCTGAAGGGGCAGTACCAGCTGACGGTGGAGGCTCGGGACGGAGGCCTACCAGTGCACACAGCACAGACCGTGCTGAATGTGAgtgtcacccctgtcccccccgtccgGGGATGCCCCGCACTCTGCCCAGCCCCGCTCACCCCTGCTCTCCCCGCGCAGATCTTCGCAGTGGATCAGAGCTACCGCGTTCACCTCCAGTTCATGGAAACGGTGGATAAAGTCCAGACTAACTCCGAACGTATCAAAGCGTAAGGGACGCAGGGCTGGGCTTGGGGGGGTGCATGGCTCTGCAGCGGGCAACACAAGCATGCAGGCCAGGACCCACCGACCATGTCTCCCAACTTCGTGGACCGTGAAGGGGACCAAGGCAGGCAGGTCCCCACCgcagctggaggctgcagggCGTCCAGCTGCTCCCCGTGCCTGTGAGCAGAGTGGCAGCACGCCTGGCccagcctccctccatccctcctgttCCTAGGGCCCTGACCACCGCGACCAAGGCAGGGGTCTACGTGGCAGCCATCCGGAGCACAGAGGACACCCGTGCCCCCCAGTGAGTGAAGCCATgcaggtggtggggaaggggatgtgGCGGTGGCGTTGGAAGGGGTCTTCCTGGGGCAGGGCACTGTGCCCTGCGCCCCGCTCACCCCATCTCTTTGTTCCCGCAGGGTGGAAGCCAAGTCGGTGATGGAGGCGTACTTCGTCTACAGCAATGGCACTGCCCTGGACGTCAACCAGCTGAGCGTGTGCGCGCCAGGGTGGGGGCCATGCACGGCCAGCACCACGCACCCGAACTGGCCCAGCAGCTCACCCCTCCGCTTTCCTTGGCAGGCTCATACAGTCCGACCCGCAGATCCTGGCTGAGCTGGTCAACCTGGGCCTGGCCGTCATCGTGAGTGGGGCTGGGCAAGGGACACAGGGAGAGGGCAACAGCCCCGTGTGGGGCTGGAGAGGACGTCCGCTGGCCGGGGCTGTGCCCTCATCCTTCCTCTATGCCAGGGCCCCGGGGAGGTGGTAAAGCCCACCAGGGAGACGGAGCTGATCGGCATCATCGCGGGGCTGGCGGCGTTCCTGCTCATCTTCATCCTCATCGTGACCCTGGTCTTGGTTCTCACCACCAAGAGGTACTGCACTGCCCACACTCCCTCCTgccgccccccaccacccccatcctCACTGGCACCCCCAGACCCATCCCTATCCTCCGTcccgctcctgccctccccatcccacagcctgGTTCCCCTCTGCCCCTCTCACCCACCCTGTCCCTGGGCTTTGCAGCTACAAGAGGAAGCTGAGTGCGATGAAGGCTCTGAAGGCGGCCACGACGTTCAGCcctgccatggtgcagcagggagctggcatCCCTGGAACAAACCAGTACAATGCAGAGGGGTGAGTGGCGGGGCTCCCtgaagcaggaggggagagccCAAGCTGTCCCCacacccaggggctgcagggcttgcCGTCACAACCCTCCTGCCTGGGGAACACGGCTGCCCTGGGctgaccccgcagccccacgggatggtCACTCACCTGCCACCCATCCCTGGCCAGGGCCAACCCCATGCTGAACCTCTCGATCGATCCCTCCCATGACCTGGGCTTCCACGAGGACTCCGTCTCTGTGGCCAGGTGAGCTCTGCAGGCAGGTCCTGAAGGCCATGGGGCCATCACCCTGCGTTCCTGCTCCGCCAGTGCCTGGGCCTTCTTCTACCCCCCACCCTTCACTTTCCACAGCATGAATTCCCTGGATGAAAACACAGTAAACGCACCTGGAGACAACAACCCTGGGGACAAGGTGAGTGTGCAAAGAGCTGCTGGTGCCCAGCAGGGTGTCCTGCCACTGCACCCCGCAGCCCCTCCTCTCTGCTGTGGTGCCCAGGCCCCGGGATCCCTCATgtcccttcctctccatccccttgACAGCCCCTAGGGAAGGACGGGAGCGTCCCCGTCCTTCATCTCTGTCCCCATCTCCTCTGACCAcgctctcctcctgcagcagggccAAGTGCAGCTGACGGACCCCAGTGACGAGGAGGTGCTGGTGGCCGCCCTGAATGGGAAGGAGCCCACCAAAATGGCATACATCAacaccaccttcaccaccaccgACTTGTGAGCGGGCGTGCACAGCGCAGCGGGGCCAGAGCCGGACTCGGGCAGCTGCTTCGGTGATGTTGTGTTCAGAGGCTGGCAATAAACCTGTCCCACGGTGGTCACGGTGTCCTGTGGACATCAGCCCATTGCCTTGGGAGGCTCAGCCAGCTTGGAGTCACCTCTCCTGGCGCGAGGTGCTTGTTTCAGGCAAGGCTGGTGCCAGAGGGGAGGTGAATGCCACCACAGGGCTTGGCCTGGCTTCTTGTCCCCAGGACGCTTCCCTGGGCTGCCCCACTGTCCCCCGGCCCCACTCAGCCCCAGGGGAAGGAGGTGCAGGCAGCCCTGCGCAGAGGTTTGTGCAAGGTTTTATTACCCAACATCCACGGTGACAGGTTGGTCCtcccccccgcttccctccccccccccccccgcccccaaaaaaaagaaacaaagggaaaaaaagaagaaagtaggTGATGAAGCCGCAGCGCTGCTGTGCCGCAGCTCTGCAGCGTGGGCCTGGAGGTGGGggacagcccagggcagggggcatTGCCCTGGGGCTCCTGGTCATCCCCGTGTGGCCGTGGCACTGCTCCCGCAGCCCAAGGCACTGAGCAGAGCTGGTTCCTGGCAAGCGCCATGGCACAGAGCGGGCACTGGCCGCAGCTGCCAGCTGGCGTTTCAGCGAGCCCTTCACAAAGCCCCCCCGGGACAAGAGACAGCCCCGCAGGGCCAAAACAAGCCCAGGATGTGCAATGGGGCTAGGGGGGGCAAGACTCACCCCTTAAAGAGGGGAAGCGGCTGCACTGGTGCCCCCTGGCACTTGGAGCCCACCTGCACCTCTGCCTGGAGGGGACGGTGCAGCTCCCCAAGCACCCCCCATTTGCAGCCTCCTGCCCATCAGGCGCTGGGCACAGGTCTGGGCCCCCCCTCGCTGCGGCACTGGGGGGTCGGTGCTCCGCACCgggccaggctggaggggccAGGTCCTGCGTCTCCGTGCGATGCTGAGGAGCTGCCAGCCACAGGGATGCTCACCCGGTCACGGGGATGCTCGCCCCACCTGCACGCCGACCCCGCGCTCCCGATGCTCTCCAGCCCGGCGGGGCACAGGCAACATAGGAAAAGTGTTTGAAAAGAGGGTCACGGCCCCGCAGGCCactggggaggaggtggctccAGGCAGGACGCGCACAGCTGAAAGTGTCTCTTAAAAAGCTCCAAAAATGCAAACACGGTTCAATAaaagcccccctccccccccggccctgtaAAACCCCAGCTGTAAAAAGTGGCAGCGCTTTGCAGCGGGCGCATCAACGGCTGCTGTCGGAGGAGAGCAGCCAGCGGGGCCGGAGGGACCCGCACGGGGACAAGCGcccatgtccccagcacatgGGTCCTCTCTGGCTGGATGGTCCAGGGGCAGGGCAGGCTTCAtccccactgccagccctggCGAGGACGTGCCCTGGTCTCTGGTGGCCGCCCCCaggcagggggagctgggggccatggggacagacTCCCCAGGTGCCTCCAGCCACGGTGACAGGGACGAGCGGCTCTCCACCACAGGTGTGGTTGGCCCCAGGCTCTCTCATTTGAGATCTGTCCCGGTGCCCCGCGTGGCCATGTCCTCCCAGCTCCGGGGCACCCACGGCACGGCGGTGGGGCAGAGAGAACAGGGCTGTGGTGGCCATGGGCTGGTCGGAGCGTGGCTGAGCCCTGGGCCAGCGAAGCGGTGGCAGAGCGATGCACCAGCATCTTTCCAGCACGGGAAGCGACGCTGCTGCCTAGGGTACAAGCCAGGCCAAAGCTCGGGGGAGCCAGCAGTGACGTGCCCGTGCCCACCCGAGCCATCCCCAGACCTGTGCCACAAGCAGGAGACGCCAGGGAGCAGCCACCTCCGGCTGGAAGGAGCCACGTGCTTCCTCGTGCTGAAAAAAGCCACCAAGCACAGAGACCAGCCTCATGTCCCGGGGCACCTCCAGGGGCCAGGCTGGCGGGGGGACCCCGGGGTGGCAGAGGGACCCCCAGCGAAGGAGATGTCTTGCCCCAGCGTGCAGTGCTCCATCACCACCTGCCCCGGCCCCAGGAGCCCCGCACGCTGGCAGCAGGCGTCTCGGGacccctccccgcttcccccccgagaagccccatggcacccccccCTCCGCCAGCGTGGGCAGCGGCTCACTCCATGGCGGGGCCGGCGCGGGAGCAGCACCGGGGCCGCCGGACGTTTTGCAGCAGAGCCCGAAAGATGCTGGGCTGCCTCTTGGTCTCGCCTTTGCGGGGGGCTCCCTTGACGGAGCCGGTGCgggtgctctgggggggggtcaccACCTGCCGCCCGTGCTCCTCGATCTGCTTCTCCAGGTGCttctggatggccatgcccagcaCTTCCACCTCCATGGAGGCCCCATACACCTCCCACGTCATCCCCTTCTCGTCCCAGCTCACCTCCCGGATGGGCTCCGGAGCCTCCTCCACCACTGTCCCCTTCACGTGCACCTCCGGGTACGAGGCCTGCGGGGACTTGGCCACCGGCGTCATGGGCCCAGTGGCCACCGAGCGGGTCTCCACGGGCATGGACACCTGCATCTCCGCATCCTTCTTGGAGGGCTCCGGGCGTGGGGGGGCAGCGGAGCCCGGCTCTCTCTTGgggaaggtgaaggcagcagccccGCCTGGGGGGCTCATGGGGCTCAAGGCCACCGACACCAGGGACGCTCGGCTGTCCACTTGCGTCCCCATGTCCTGCGTCCCAGCGTCCTGCGGTGGGGTCACCTCGAAGGAGTAGGACTCGCAGAGCAGCTTGGCTGTCCGGGgctgctggctgctcccagcaTCCGCACCCCAGGCTGGGCgcccctcggctctgccctggcccagggcGGCGGGGCTCGCCCCTGCCTCGCTTCGGCCCCCGCTCCCCACAGTGCCGGTGCCCGGGGGGTCTGCCGTGCCCCCCTGGGGGTGCTTGGGAGCCTCACTGCCCCTCAGCTGGGGCGCAGCGCCCATGGAcgtcccagtgccaccctggggctgctcctggcttggAAGCTCAGCTGCTCCGGTGCCTGCAGCGGGCTCCATGAACGCCACGTGTTTGGCAGGAGCCAGCGCGCTCCCCACGTCCTTGCTGGGCGCCTTGAGGCAGGGCTcgggcaggggggacacgggggctgtGTTATCCTTCTGGGCGCCGGGGACCCCCATCTCCGCAGGACCACAGGCAGTGGCAGCGCCACTTGGTCCCCCACAGCTCCCCGTCGCTGTCGCCAGGCTTGGCTCCGCGCCGGTGTCCGGGAGAAGCGTGCTGGGAGCTGATCCCGTCGGCGACGGCACCTTCTTCTCTGCCGCTGAGCCAGCCGTGGTGCCCTGGGCCTCCGGCTCAGCCACGCAGCAGGTCCTCATGGCACGGCCCCCCGCAGCACAGCCGGAGCCAGGCAGGCACTCGCCCGCCGGCGGGCAGCCAGGGGAGCTGGCGCCGGGCTCGCAGGCGTCCTCGGCCCCGGCCTGGCggctcagcagctgcagcccctcAGGCTCCTTAGCGCTGCCCATGCCCGGGGAGGGCTTCTCCCATGCTAGTCCTGCCACGGGTCTGCAAGAGAGAGGATGGGGCAGTGAGGGGGGAGCAGCAtgcagacccccagcccccctcagcTGCCAACTGTTTTTCTCCATGCCACCCATGACAACAGGTTGGGCGGCCACCTGGAGCACCCACCGTCCTCGGCACAGCCTGTGTGGTGGCACCCCACGGGAAGGGAGGAACGGTGTCGGCTGCCTACCGTAAAAGCCAGCCTTGCCCCCCAGCACGGCCGGACTGGGAGCGGGATccaggtgctgctgcagctgccaaaGCAGGGGGATGTGGCGCAGGCACCCCTGCGGAGAGAGCGGCAGCTGGAGCGTGGCCCCTGGCACCCGGTTGAGAGCCTgggggggctcagcatcccccccagACTGCGGGGAGCTGGGTGCAGCGTGGGGTGAGAGCGAGCTAgcctgggggctgagggggggctgcATGGCACGGCAGGCGTGTGGGGCAGCCTGAGCCGTTCCCTCTGCTGACTGGGACCAGCGTCCCCAGAACTGGGAGTGACATCTGTCCCCCGGCCACGGGAACCCCCAGCTCAGCGCCTACACCCCATGTCGAGGGTGCACCAAGCTCCGGCCATGCTGTGCAGAGCCGGCCACAGGCGGGCACCCCGGCACAGCAGGGGGGGGACAGCCTGGTGTCACCCGACTGGCCCCAAACGCAGCCCTGcggggcagccctgcagcaggaacACGGTGGAAAGCCCCCAGCTGTCCGGGAGCCCCCCAGCTCCGTCAGCGCGTCCCTCTGGAGCTGGGAGCGCACGTGTCCGGCAGCCGTGGGGCACCCCACGCCTCTGGCCACGGCCGCTCGTGGGTCCCGGAGACGGCAGAGCCGAGCAGACGCGGCTGGAGCCGAGCGAGTCTCCCCCGGCCGAGGCAGCACCGGGGCCCCGGAGGGCAATGACACCCCCACGCAGCACCCCGCTCCCGGGTGGGGTGCCGCCCTGCACCCTCTGTCCCGAGTGGGGGGGCCGTGGTCGCCCTGCCCGTCCCGGGACTGGGCGCGCTGCCCCGGTACCGCCGCTGCCCGGGGGAGCTGGGAGCCTCCGGCACACGCGTGTTCGCGGACGCGCGGGCAAAAACACGCGTGTGCACACGCACAGGCACGTGCACAGGcacggacacgcgtgtgcacacgcACAGGCACGCACACGCCCGGCACATGGCGGCGGGCACACCCGCACGCGTGTGCGCGCCCCCATCCCGGTTCACCGGGACGAGCCCCGGACAAAGCCgccccccgcggcagccccggaCGCGGGGGGACACCGACCCCCCGACAccgaccccggccccgccgcctgtCCTGaggcccgccgccccccccccgcaacc
This is a stretch of genomic DNA from Larus michahellis chromosome 11, bLarMic1.1, whole genome shotgun sequence. It encodes these proteins:
- the GPRIN1 gene encoding G protein-regulated inducer of neurite outgrowth 1 isoform X2; the encoded protein is MGSAKEPEGLQLLSRQAGAEDACEPGASSPGCPPAGECLPGSGCAAGGRAMRTCCVAEPEAQGTTAGSAAEKKVPSPTGSAPSTLLPDTGAEPSLATATGSCGGPSGAATACGPAEMGVPGAQKDNTAPVSPLPEPCLKAPSKDVGSALAPAKHVAFMEPAAGTGAAELPSQEQPQGGTGTSMGAAPQLRGSEAPKHPQGGTADPPGTGTVGSGGRSEAGASPAALGQGRAEGRPAWGADAGSSQQPRTAKLLCESYSFEVTPPQDAGTQDMGTQVDSRASLVSVALSPMSPPGGAAAFTFPKREPGSAAPPRPEPSKKDAEMQVSMPVETRSVATGPMTPVAKSPQASYPEVHVKGTVVEEAPEPIREVSWDEKGMTWEVYGASMEVEVLGMAIQKHLEKQIEEHGRQVVTPPQSTRTGSVKGAPRKGETKRQPSIFRALLQNVRRPRCCSRAGPAME
- the GPRIN1 gene encoding G protein-regulated inducer of neurite outgrowth 1 isoform X1: MPGREAAVSITRPVAGLAWEKPSPGMGSAKEPEGLQLLSRQAGAEDACEPGASSPGCPPAGECLPGSGCAAGGRAMRTCCVAEPEAQGTTAGSAAEKKVPSPTGSAPSTLLPDTGAEPSLATATGSCGGPSGAATACGPAEMGVPGAQKDNTAPVSPLPEPCLKAPSKDVGSALAPAKHVAFMEPAAGTGAAELPSQEQPQGGTGTSMGAAPQLRGSEAPKHPQGGTADPPGTGTVGSGGRSEAGASPAALGQGRAEGRPAWGADAGSSQQPRTAKLLCESYSFEVTPPQDAGTQDMGTQVDSRASLVSVALSPMSPPGGAAAFTFPKREPGSAAPPRPEPSKKDAEMQVSMPVETRSVATGPMTPVAKSPQASYPEVHVKGTVVEEAPEPIREVSWDEKGMTWEVYGASMEVEVLGMAIQKHLEKQIEEHGRQVVTPPQSTRTGSVKGAPRKGETKRQPSIFRALLQNVRRPRCCSRAGPAME